Proteins co-encoded in one Armatimonadota bacterium genomic window:
- the greA gene encoding transcription elongation factor GreA, whose translation MEEIFLTPVGFRKLEEELEYLRTVRRREVAERIRQAKEFGDLSENSEYEDAKNEQAFVEGRIRELEALLRNARVIAENGSNGTVEIGSRVRLRELGTGEEFEFQIVGSAEADPMQNRISHKSPVGQAVLGRRPGEVVEVQTPGGRAVYEIIQILT comes from the coding sequence ATGGAGGAGATCTTCCTCACGCCCGTGGGATTCAGGAAGCTGGAGGAGGAGCTGGAGTATCTCCGGACGGTCCGGCGTCGGGAGGTGGCCGAGCGGATCCGGCAGGCCAAGGAGTTTGGGGACCTCAGTGAGAACTCGGAATACGAGGACGCGAAGAACGAGCAGGCCTTCGTGGAAGGGAGGATCCGGGAGCTGGAAGCACTCCTCCGGAACGCCCGGGTGATTGCGGAGAACGGTTCCAACGGTACCGTGGAGATCGGTTCGCGAGTGCGGTTGCGGGAGCTCGGTACGGGAGAGGAGTTCGAGTTCCAGATCGTCGGGTCCGCGGAGGCGGACCCCATGCAGAACCGCATCTCCCATAAGTCCCCCGTGGGGCAGGCCGTGCTCGGGCGGCGGCCCGGGGAGGTGGTGGAGGTCCAGACCCCCGGCGGCAGGGCGGTCTACGAGATCATCCAGATCCTGACCTGA
- a CDS encoding shikimate dehydrogenase: MERFAFVLHPLEPVHFSWRFAFTRWFPPRWVEEVFKLLPPMELSHITGIRSPVGSQAEGWLIGLPLTPRTLLESDLRFVYHRLIQCARLAERLGARILGLGAFTKVVGDAGVTVAANTRLAVTTGNSYTAATAIEGALRAADRMGISLSEARAAVVGATGAIGSVCARILARQVPSLVLVARNRKRLEALRERILGEAQVEVTVSMDPRTAVGDADIILAVTSAPRVLLEPDDLKPGAVVCDVARPRNVSQAVYQHRDDVLVIDGSVIEVPGEAEFGFDFGYPPRTCEACMAETMILALEGRYESFSLGRDLTVEQVQEIARLANKHGFRLAAFRRLERTLPEEEVDRIRDRARGVGLAGSSRSPIMGTARSTRG; this comes from the coding sequence ATGGAGCGGTTCGCGTTCGTCCTCCATCCGCTGGAGCCCGTGCACTTCAGCTGGCGGTTCGCGTTCACCCGCTGGTTCCCGCCCCGCTGGGTGGAGGAGGTCTTCAAGCTCCTCCCGCCCATGGAGCTCTCCCACATCACGGGCATCCGCTCGCCCGTGGGGTCCCAGGCGGAGGGGTGGCTCATCGGACTTCCGCTCACCCCTCGCACGCTCCTGGAATCCGACCTCCGGTTCGTGTACCACCGGCTCATCCAGTGTGCCCGGCTCGCGGAGCGGTTGGGCGCGAGGATCCTGGGTCTGGGGGCCTTCACGAAGGTGGTGGGGGATGCGGGGGTGACGGTGGCCGCAAACACCCGCCTTGCGGTCACCACGGGCAACTCCTACACCGCGGCCACCGCCATCGAGGGGGCCCTGCGGGCCGCGGACCGCATGGGGATCTCCCTCTCGGAAGCCAGGGCCGCGGTTGTGGGGGCCACGGGGGCCATCGGGTCCGTGTGCGCCCGCATCCTGGCCCGCCAGGTCCCTTCCCTGGTGCTCGTAGCCCGCAACCGTAAGCGCCTGGAAGCCCTCCGGGAGCGGATTCTGGGGGAGGCCCAGGTGGAGGTAACGGTGAGCATGGACCCCCGCACCGCGGTGGGGGACGCGGACATCATCCTCGCGGTTACCAGCGCTCCCCGGGTCCTGCTGGAACCTGATGATCTCAAGCCCGGAGCCGTGGTGTGCGATGTGGCGCGTCCCCGTAACGTCTCCCAGGCCGTGTACCAGCACCGGGACGACGTGCTGGTGATCGACGGGAGCGTGATCGAGGTTCCGGGGGAGGCGGAGTTCGGATTCGATTTCGGGTACCCACCGCGCACCTGTGAGGCCTGCATGGCGGAGACCATGATCCTGGCCCTGGAGGGTCGCTACGAGAGCTTCAGTTTGGGGCGAGACCTCACGGTGGAGCAGGTCCAGGAGATCGCGCGTCTGGCGAACAAGCACGGGTTCCGGCTCGCGGCCTTCCGCCGGCTCGAACGGACCCTTCCGGAGGAGGAGGTGGATCGCATCCGGGATCGGGCCCGGGGGGTGGGCTTGGCAGGGTCTTCCCGCTCCCCTATAATGGGGACAGCCCGGTCCACCAGGGGGTAA
- a CDS encoding quinate 5-dehydrogenase: MKRVVSLSLGSSRRDARVELELLGERVRIERIGTDGDYARFREWLRELDGRVDAIGIGGADLFVETGCRRYYIRDIVRLVCDVRRTPVVDGNGIKHTWERYLIKEFLPREVGLPLTGRRVLQVNSVDRYGMAEALFEVGARVLYGDFLFALGLPIPLRSLCSVQILGALLLPVISRLPFRWFYPTGRKQERSTPRFGWAFRWAEVVCGDFHYIRRYMPHQLPDRVVLTQTVTPEDVEDLRRRGVALLVTTGPELGGRSFATNVLQALVVAFAGKDPEAISPEEYMTWMHRFGFRPRVSWLNAPRSDHLRKAWRGAQAMPVER, encoded by the coding sequence ATGAAGCGGGTGGTGAGCCTGAGCCTGGGCTCTTCCCGGAGGGATGCCCGGGTGGAGCTGGAGCTGCTGGGGGAGCGGGTGCGCATCGAGCGCATCGGGACGGATGGAGATTACGCGCGGTTCCGCGAGTGGCTCCGGGAGTTGGACGGAAGGGTGGACGCCATCGGGATCGGGGGTGCGGATCTCTTCGTGGAAACCGGCTGCCGGCGCTACTACATCCGGGACATCGTACGTTTGGTGTGCGACGTCCGGCGCACCCCCGTGGTGGACGGAAACGGCATCAAGCACACGTGGGAACGGTATCTGATCAAGGAGTTCCTGCCGCGGGAGGTAGGGCTTCCCCTGACGGGCCGGAGGGTGCTCCAGGTGAACTCCGTGGATCGATATGGAATGGCCGAGGCCCTGTTCGAGGTCGGGGCGCGGGTCCTGTACGGCGACTTTCTCTTCGCCCTGGGGCTTCCCATTCCCCTCCGCTCCCTGTGCAGCGTCCAGATCCTGGGAGCTCTGCTCCTCCCCGTGATCTCCCGCCTCCCCTTCCGGTGGTTCTACCCTACCGGGCGGAAGCAGGAGCGCAGCACGCCACGATTCGGTTGGGCCTTCCGGTGGGCGGAGGTGGTGTGCGGGGACTTCCACTACATCCGGCGCTACATGCCCCACCAGCTCCCCGATCGGGTGGTGCTGACGCAAACCGTCACCCCGGAGGACGTGGAGGACCTGCGGCGTCGGGGGGTGGCACTGCTGGTGACCACGGGGCCGGAGCTCGGGGGGCGCTCCTTCGCCACCAATGTGCTCCAGGCCCTGGTGGTGGCTTTTGCCGGAAAGGATCCAGAGGCCATCTCCCCCGAGGAGTACATGACGTGGATGCACCGGTTCGGCTTCCGGCCCCGGGTGAGCTGGCTCAACGCGCCCCGGTCTGACCACCTCCGGAAGGCGTGGAGAGGCGCGCAGGCCATGCCCGTGGAGCGCTAG
- a CDS encoding type III pantothenate kinase, whose translation MLLALNVNNTLIKAAVYDRPEREGSPLVHWRIATDPARTEDEYGMLLDALFRHHGLQIRDVQHVAVACVVPPLVDTMERLSDKYFGCAPLMVGPGIRTGMRILYENPREVGADRICNAVAAYARYGGPTIVVDLGTATTFTAVSREGDFLGGAIAPGIRVSAEALVEHAAQLRRVEFVRPRSVIGRSTVAAMQAGIFWGAVGLVEGIVARMKAELGGGTTVVATGGWAELVLHDASCIDHHDPLLTLEGLRILYLRNRAELRVP comes from the coding sequence ATGCTGCTCGCGCTCAACGTGAACAACACCCTGATCAAGGCCGCGGTCTACGACCGGCCCGAGCGGGAAGGCTCCCCTCTTGTGCACTGGCGGATCGCCACGGACCCTGCCCGGACCGAGGACGAATACGGGATGCTGCTGGACGCCCTCTTCCGCCACCACGGCCTCCAAATCCGGGATGTCCAGCACGTGGCGGTGGCGTGTGTGGTCCCGCCCCTCGTGGACACCATGGAGCGGCTGAGCGACAAGTACTTCGGATGTGCGCCCCTCATGGTGGGGCCTGGGATCCGGACCGGGATGCGCATCCTGTACGAGAACCCCCGGGAGGTGGGCGCGGACCGCATCTGCAACGCGGTAGCCGCCTACGCCCGGTACGGAGGACCCACCATCGTGGTGGATTTGGGGACCGCCACCACTTTCACCGCGGTCTCCCGGGAGGGCGACTTCCTGGGCGGCGCCATCGCACCCGGGATCAGGGTCTCCGCGGAGGCCTTGGTGGAGCACGCAGCGCAGCTACGCCGGGTGGAGTTCGTCCGTCCCAGGAGCGTGATCGGCCGCAGCACGGTGGCCGCCATGCAGGCAGGGATCTTCTGGGGCGCGGTGGGCCTGGTGGAGGGGATCGTGGCCCGCATGAAGGCGGAGCTGGGCGGAGGGACCACGGTGGTGGCCACGGGCGGATGGGCGGAGCTCGTCCTCCACGATGCCTCCTGCATCGACCACCACGACCCCCTCCTCACCCTGGAGGGCCTGCGCATCCTGTACCTGCGTAATCGCGCGGAACTCCGCGTTCCCTAA